CAATATGCACAAAGTTACTGCTGGGGTAGTATCCTACACCACCGGCGCGCAGAGATAACGCCGCTTTGCGAATATTGCTTAACGAAATACCTTCGATATGAAAATCCATGGCCTGGCCTTTGGTGTGGTAGCTGTGCTTAGCCACGCCGCGGCTTTTGGATCGCAGTTCGTTGTTGGTATCAACGGAACGATAGCCGGAGATCAGCTGTACCGGTTTACGGGTGCCGAGCAGCCCCTGCAAACGGAAAAGCTGGTCAAATAAACGGGGATCAATCGCTTTTACCTTATTCGCCCGGTAATCACGAAAGAAATGATTAAGCTTTGCTAATTCATCCTGAATATAGCCCCGGCCATCGAAAAACTCGGCCTTAATGGATTCGCCAGTATGTAAATTATTGAGCGTAAGAATACGCGGTCGTGGCGTCGACAGGGTAGCAAATGCAGGCGTGGGCAGTATCGCAGCGCCTAAAGCGGCGCCGCCAATCGTCAGCAGTTTGCGGCGATGAGCGTCAATTTTATCCATGATATTCAGGTCTACAATCAAATGAACAATAACTATGCACTTCTGGCGCACGAGTGGCACCTTAACCGCCAGCCGGAGGGGAGTCAATACGGGTCAAAGGCGCGAATAACGGGCCTTTTTTTACGTTTGGCCCGTTTTCGCTTCACATAGAGCAGGTTAAGTCCGCGGAATTAAACCTGTTAGCGGATCAGTTGTTCCACTTTTGGGAGGATTTGTGCGCCCGATCGCGCGGTGTGATCGTAATTGTAAATATCTGTACGATATTGCGGACGCCCGTCCTCGCCGATAAACGCGGTCAGATAATAGAGGTTCACCGGAATGGTCTGTGGAATATTCACGTAGCGCGTATTCCCCTCTTTCAGCGTCTGCGAAATGCGCGAATCATTCCAGCCCGCATCCTGCAGCAGCATATTGGCCAGTTCAGAAGCTTTATTCACACGCACGCAGCCGGAGCTGAGCGCCCGTGCATCGCGCTGGAAGAGATTATGGTTCGGCGTATCGTGCAGATAGATAGCGTCTGAGCTCGGCATGTTGAACTTATACCGCCCGAGCGAGTTATGAGCACCCGGCGCCTGCTGGAAACGGAATGGCAGATTAGACGGCGTAATTGTCGCCCAGTCCACCATCCATGGATCCACGACATCCGCGTTACTTCCCCAGCCGTTCAGCACCGTATAGCCGTGGCTCTCCAGATACCCTGGGTCATTCCAGACTTTCGGCAGAATATCTTTGCGGGCGAGCGTTGGCGGCACGTTCCACGGCGGATTGACCACCACGTTATTGAGCGCGCTGCTCATCAGCGGCGTTTTGCGATCCGGTCTGCCGACGATAACGCGCGACGCCAGCACCTGATTGCCATTCTGGTAATAAACCAGCGAATACTCGGGAATATTTACCATGATGCCGGTGCTGAGTTTGCCGGGCAGCAGGCGCAGACGCTGGATATTGAGCGCCAGCAGCGCCGCGCGCTGCGCGGGCGTCACGTTCAGCCAGTCGCGGGTGGACTGACCGATAACGCCATCTGCGCCCAGCCCCTGCCATTTCTGAAAACGTTTGACCGCCGCGACCAGATCTTTATCGTAAACCGCGCGCGCCGGTTTCGGCGTACTACGGGTCTGGCTTGCGGTTTGCGGGGCCGCCGACGGGCTGACCACGCCGTTGTTATCGCCCGGCAGCGCAATATCCGGGCCGCCATCCAGCATGCCGGTACGCTGTAAAATCTCCTTCAGCGCCGGAATATCGCTGCTCCACTGGCCGGGGCGCAGTTTCTCTTTGCCGGTCATTTGCGGCCACGGACGGGTATCCGCCACCAGTTGCAACAGCGAGGCGTGCATCGCCGCATACTGCGGATGCGCGGGGGCGAGAGAGCGCACAAACGCAGGCACAGAGCCGTTATCCAGCGCGACCTGCCACTGGTTCAGCACGTTCAGCGCGGGCATCTCCAGCTTGTACGGTTTTTCGCTGTAGAGCCAGCGGTTGCCCTGGCTTGGGATGCCAGAAATAAAATGCAGATACCCCACCATCGCGTCGCTCAGCACGATATCGCGCGCGAGCCCCGTCACGGCAGGATTGGCCAGTTGCTCCACCCAGGCGGTAAATTGCGGCTGGAAGCCAGCAAGCGCCACTTCAGCCAGTTGCTGCTGGAATGCCTGAACCGCGTCGCGGTTCTCCCACAGCGGTTTAAGATCGCGGGCGGCGTATAGCCCCACCAGCGCATTCATGTAGACCGGCGTGAAGCCCGCTGGAAGCGCCGCCTGTAACTGCGTGCGTGCGCTCGCAAGACGGCTTGCGGCATCAGGTGCCGTATTCGCCGCCAGAAAAGCCATGCCCGGAGACAGCGCCAGTGGCTGCGCGCTGAGCATGGTAATACTGTCGTTGGCGATCAGTTCCGGTTCATCGGCATACGCGTTAAACAGTGGAGCGATACTGAGAGCCAGGCACACATACAGTGCTGACCGTCGAAAACCATGCATATTCTTAAGCACCATCCCTTGCCCCCTGTTTTTCAGAATAATTCGGCACTCAGGCTTATTGTGAGTATATAAACAGAAAAAATCATTTGCCTGATCGAATGTAAAGAAGTTTAAAGATTTGCCGGACAAAAAGAAAGCGGGCCGAAGCCCGCTCTGTGAGTTGATGACGTTACGAGACTTCAGCCGGTCCCGGCAGCGCATCGGCTGGCGGGGCGGCAAAGCCGCGCAGGCCAACCACATGCACATGCTCGTGGTTCTGGAAGACTTTACGCACCAGCTTGTAGGTCGTGCCTTTTTCCGGGCTGATGTTCTCCGGTGCCGCGATGATGAGCTGCATCTGCAGGCGTTCGCACAGTTCAAACAGCGTGGCGATGGAGCGAGCATCCAGACGTGCCGCTTCGTCGAGGAACAGCAGACGGCATGGCGAAATGTCTTTGCCGCGCAGGCGACTGGATTCATCTTCCCAGCTCTGCACGACCATCACCAGGATAGACATCCCCGTACCGATCGCCTCACCGGTAGAAAGCGCGCCGCTTTCTGCGCGCAGCCAGCCGTCGGAGCCACGGTTAACCTCAACTTCCATCTCCAGATAGTTACGGTAGTCGAGCAGCTCTTCGCCGATGGTCTGCGCGGTACGCTGGCCCATGTCGATTTGCGGATTCAGGCGCTGCCAAAGTTTCGCCAGCGCTTCTGAGAACGTCAGGCGGTTGCTGTTAAACAGATCCTGATGCTGCTCGTGCTGCTCGGCAAGCACTTCCAGCAGTGTGGCATGGCTTTCACGCACGTTAACGTTCAGACGCACGCTGTTGACCTGGCCGAACGACACGCTCTGCAGGCCCTGGTTGAGCATACGAATGCGGTTCTGCTCGCGCTGGATCGTCTTGCGAATAATATTCGCCACGCTGCGGGAGCTGATGGCGAGCTTCTGTTCGCGTGAGGTAAGCTCTTCCGTCAGGCGGCCCAGCTCAATTTCCATCTGTTCAATCGCCTCGACCGGATCGTCGGTGCGGATAATATCCTGGCGGATACGCTCGCGCAGATGCTGATACACGGCCACGAAGAACTGGATTTTGCGCTCAGGGCGTTTGGGGTCTTCAGACAGGCGCAGCACGTCGCGCAGATGTTCGTTATCCGCCACCGCCAGACGCAGCGCGCCGAGGGCTTTATCCGACATCGAGCGAAGATCGTCACCGGAGTGGTACGCCAGCTCGCGGCGGTGCAGACGGCGTTCAACGCCATTGTCTTTCACCATACGCATCACCGCGCACCAGCCCGCTTTGGCACTGACCACCTGCTCACGCATCTCGTGGTAGTTACGCTCCAGACGCTTCAGGCTGCGGGTCAGGTTGTCCATCTCCGCTTCGCACAGCGTCAGCTGTTTCTCCAGCTGATTACGGCGCGAACGGTTGTTACTGAGGCGCGTATGCAGTTCGTCGCGACGCTGGCGGGCGCGCTCTTCGGCTCCGGCATCGGCGCGCACGCCGATATCCTGCAGTTCACGTTGCAGATCGCCCAGCAGCTCTTTTTTAGTATCGAAGGAGCTTTTCAGCGAGGCCAGCACCTGATGATACTGGCTGAGCTTCGCGGCGTGGGTACGCAGCGCTTCGCGGGCGCGGGTACGCTCGGCTTCCGCCTGCTCCAGACGCTGGCGCAGTTTCTCGTTGAGATCGGTGTTGCCATTGAGCATTTGCGCCGAATCGCTGTAGCTAAAGTGCGCGCGACGCTGCACCACTTCGCTTAACGCAAAGGCCTGCTGACGGGCGTCGCGCTGCGTCTGGCGCGCCTGCTCATAATCCTGTTTGAGCTGGTCGAACTGCTCTGGGTCGCTCTGCAGTACCGACGCCACCGGCTCCAGTTTCGCCAGCGCATTGCCGTGCTGAGACAGGAAACGCGCGGCGTCCTGGGCTTCTGCCAGGCGCTCCTGAATTTCCTCCACGCGGTCGGCCAGGCTGTCATCGGCCAGCAGGCTCAGGCGCGGCAGCAGGCGGTTAAGCTGAGCCACGCCCTCTTTCGCCTGTTCAAACTGCACGCGCTGCTGCTGGTTATCGTTTTCGTGCTGGCTGATGGCGCGCTCGATTTCGCTGCGGCGCGTGTTGAGCTTACGGATTTCCGCTTCCGGATCCGCCTCAAACGCCACGGCGAGATGCTGGCCGACAAAACGGCTGAACGCCTGATGCAGGCGCTGCGTTTTCTGTACGTCGAAAGAGAGCGTCGCGTAGCGTTCAGAGAGCGCCTCGCGCTCGGCATGCAGGCTCTCGATGCGGCTTTCGCGCGCGGCGCGGCCAAACAGCGGCACCGACGGGAAGCGGGAATAGCGCCACTGGCGCTCGGCCACTTTCACCACTACCGCTTTTTCCAGCTCTTCAACGCTGAAGACGCTGTCATCGAAGGACTGCGGATCGCCTTCGATCAGGTAGAGATCTTCCGGGCAATCTTCAAGGCCGTCGAGCAGATCGCGCACGCGCGACAAATCCGGCACTACAATCGCATGGCGCGACGGGCCGTAGAGCGCAGAGAAGTACGGCGCGTCGTCAAACGATACGTCGTCGTAAATTTCAGAGAGCAGTACGCCGCCGAAGCGCTCCGCCAGCGCATTCAGGCGTGCGTCTTCGGCACCGCCCGGCTGGCTTAAGCGTTCAATTTCTTCGTCCACCGCCCGCTTACGCGCGCCCACTTCGTCACGTTCAACGATGGCTTCGCGCTCGCGCTCCAGCAGTTGCTGGAGGTATTCGGTGACCTGCTGGCCGGACTCAAACGTCTCGCCGCTCTGTTCGCTAATCTGATTGAGGCTGTTTTGCGCCGCAAGCCAGGCCGGTGCATGGCTGGTGAGCGTCTTAACGCGGCTCTGGATCTGCTCCAGCTCCTGGCGCAGCGACATGCGCTGTTCACCCGCCTGCGAAACGCTGTCGGAGAGCGCCGCGATGCGGGCTTCCAGCTCATCGTTCAGCGCTTCGAGATCTTCCGGGTCATACTCTTTGCCCTGGCGTTTGCAGAACTCGGCCAGCAGGCGCTCGGCGTCCTGCTGTTCACGCAGGCGCTGTTCCAGCTCGGAAAGACGCATACGCAGCGGCTGCACCTGTTCGGCCAGATGGCGCTGCTGACTGGCGTCGCGCAGCAGTTCGCGTGCCACGTCCCAGGCTTCCGCGCGGCTCACCGGGCCGTTAATGCTGGCGACCAGCTGATAAGCCTGTTCAAACTGGCTATGCGCGGTCTGCGCGACGCTCATTTTCTGCTCAAGCGACAGCAGGCGTTCGGTGGCCTCCTGCTCTTTGGCCTGGAAGGTATCCAGCCATTCAGCGGCGCTGTCGGCGCTCAGATCCGGCAGATGGCACAGCTCACGGGCGCGCTCCAGCGCGGTGAGCGCCTGCTGGTACTGAATGGCGCGGGTCTGCTGCACGTCAAGCGCCTGCTGATAGTCGGCAAGCTGGCTTTTGAGTTCGTCGACTTCAAGCTCGGCGGCTTCCGCGCGGGCTTCGTTCTCTTCTTGCTGCTCGGCCGCTTCCGCCACCACTTCGCTCTGCTCTTCCAGGCGAATCTGCAGCTCTTCGAGGTCAGCCTCGTAGCGCTCGATTTTCTCCTGCTGGCGCAGCGCGGTTTGCACCAGATTCAGGTGATCGCTCGCCGCCTGATAATCGGTTTCGAGATCGCCTTCAGCCCCCGCGTGCTCGGAGAGCTCGCGCGCCATATCGACATGCTTATACTGCTCGGCGGCAAGCTGCTTGCGGCTGCTGAACAGCTCGCGGCGCAGCTCCAGCGCCTGATCGAGATGAATACGCCGCTCGTTGGCGTGGCGCATGTAATCCGCCGCCACATAGTTAGTGGCTTCGGAAATCAGGTGTTTGAAGAGATCGCGGTCCGACTGGGTGACACGGATAGCTTCCAGCGTCATGCGGTTTTCGCGCAGCGCCGCTTCCATATCCTGGAACGCTTTACGCACGCCGCCGTTTTCCGGCAGCAGGTAGTCGCGAAGCGAGCGGGTGATGGCGCTGGAGATCCCGCCGTACAGCGAGGCCTCAATCAGACGGTAATATTTGCTGCGATCGGACGCTGAACGCAGACGGCGCGCCACCACGCCCAGATCGAACATTAATGAGTGGTAATCGGTGATGGAATTGAACTGCTTAAGCTGCACGCCTTCCATCGTGTCGATTTTATCTTTCAGCTCGTTGAGGCTCAGCACGCGCGCCTGACGCTCGTTCAGCGTTTCCGTCAGCAGTTGTGTGGGCAGAATCGCGCTCGGCAGGCCCTGAATGGCGAACGGTTTGATGTCTACTTTACGGTCGCGTCCGGCGACCTGTTGCAGACGCACGCCCACCAGCACGCGCTGATGGCGGGAGTTGACGACATCCAGCACCGAATAACAGACGCCCGCTTTCAGTTTGCCGTGTAGCCCCTTATCGCGCGAGCCGCTGGTCGCGCCCGCCTCGGTGGTGTTACGGAAGTGCAGCAGTGTGAGATCCGGAATCAGCGCTGTGACGAACGCCGCCATCGTGGTCGATTTACCCGCCCCGTTACCGCCGGAAAGCGTGGTGACCAGCTCGTCGAGATCAAACGTGCGGGCAAAAAAGCCGTTCCAGTTGATAAGCGTTAGCGAGCGAAACTTACCGCGTTCAATCATTGTCATCCTCCGCGTTATCCTGCTGGGTATCGTCGTTCTCATCATTGAGCTGCAGATGGCTTTCCACCGGCATCGCTTCGCCGTCGCGGATCATGCGCAGTTGCGCCTCGCGCGGATCGTCGCCAGCGCGCACGTCCGCGCCGAAGCGAAACACCGACTCGGTGATGCGGAATTTGCTGCTGTCATGGCCCATAAACCAGACCATGCCCAAGCGGCGCAGGCGGCTTAACGATGAGCGCACTTTTTCCTGCAGTTTCTGGCGGTCGAGATCGGAGCCGGTTGAGCGGTTGTTTACAAGCTTCAGCAGCTTGGTTTCATCCGCCAGCGCCATCAGCTCGTCATAGAGTTCCTGCTGGGTGAAGATACCCTCGTTCGCCAGACGCTCCGGGCTGAGATAGAGATAACAGAGGATTTTGCCCACCATCATATCCAGCTCGGAGAGCACCGAGCGCGGGATAAGCGTCGTGGAGCGTGGACGCAGATAGAAAAAGCCTTCCGGCGCGCGGATAAGCTCGACGTTATAGCGGCTGTAGAACTCTTCCAGCTCGCCCTGGTAATCCATCAGAAAAGCGTGATTATCCAGCTCGTCCAGGCCAATGTGACGCCCGGCGCGCAACTGGCTGTCGAGCGCCGGAAACAGCGGATTCGCGAGCGCGAGCGCCAGCTTCACTGGCATCACGTGTTCAATATTTGTCGATGACATTCGCCTGTACCTTGGCTCCATAATCATTAATGGGCTGCCACTTAGCTGGCAGGCCGGTAAAGTCCGCTTCAGCGACGCCCAGGCGCACCGCCTGGTCTACCACGATGCGCGCCACGTCAAAGTGGCGGGCTCGCGGGAACTGGGTCAGGTAATCGCGCATCACGACGCTCAGGTCGAGCGGCTGCTGACGCTCCCGGTAGACGTTGAGCTGGGCCTCAATCATCGCCGCCAGTTGTTCGCGGATCTCGTTAAACTCTTCGAACTCCAGATCCGGCGGCAGTTCGCCGGTCACTTCTTCATCGCGCAGCGTCATCTCTTCATCGCGCATATCGAGCAGGCGATCGGCGCTGGCGTAAGTGAGCGCCCAGGGCGCATCAAAGTAGTTCTGCACCGACTGGCGCAGACGCTGGGCGAAGACGCGGTTTTTATCCATATCGATAGCGGTACGGATAAATTTATGGACGTGGCGGTCATAGCCAATCCACAGGTCAATCGCCTGCTGACCCCAGCTGATAATACGGTCAAGCTTGCTTTGCAGGTCATACGTCAGACGGTCGACGAAATGAAGATCGTCGCGGCCAAGCGTCGCTTCCTGAATTTGCAGAAGGTTGGCCTGCAGCTTATCGCCCGCCGCCTCCAGCGTATCCTGCAGTTCGCGCAGCGTGCCGGAGGTCTCTGAAAGCAGCAGTTCGCAGCTGGAGATCGCCGCGCGCCAGTCTTTATTCAGCAACTGGGCGATATCGTCTTTCACCAGCTGTTGCTGCTCATCCATGATGCGCTGGGTGAGATCGATACTGTCGAAAATTTCCGCAACGGAGTATTTCAGCGGCGCGTAAACGTTGCGGTGCCAGTGGAACTCGTCGCCGCCTTCCTGCGCGGCGTCCGCGGCGCGCTTGAGCTCGCTTGCCACGATGGAGAGCTGCATCGAGAGACGCAGCGTGGAGAATTCGCGCTGGCGGATGTAGTAATCAGTGATGCCGATGCCAAGGGGCGTCAGGCGGTAAATCGCGTTGCCCTCCGCCTGCTCGCTGGTAAAGCGGTTGAGCAGGCGCTGGCGCACCATATCGTTGATGGCGTTGTTGGCGCGCTGGGTGACCGTTTCCGTGGATTGCTCGAAGGCGTCGCTGACGTGGCGAAACGCGTCCACCAGCTCCCCTTCGCTCATTTCGCCATCCAGCCTTTCGCCGTTCAGCGTGGCGATAGCCAGCAAAAAAGCCAGCCTGTCTACCGGAAGCTGGATCGAAAAATCGTTTTTTCTGGCCCAGGCAACCAGTTCAGGGACTGTCTGGGAAAAAGTACTCATAATTTATCCTTGGATCTCCGGCTTAAACGCAGTGACATGGATGTATCGGCCCAGGCTCACCCAGGGCTCCTGTCGGCAGTAACGCGTTTCAAGCTCAAGCAGCGTCTCATACTCGTCGCGCTGCTGATGTTTTTCACGCAGATAGTCATGAAACACCCGCACGCCGGTTTTGCTGTGGATCTGCCAGCCCATCTCTTCAAGCCAGCGATAAACCTGCTGCGGCTCGCGCGGATAATCCGGCGAAAGAGTGCGTTTTTTCTTTTTGGGCATGCCCTGCTGCACATACGCGAAGTTGCCCGCCACCATGTTATGCATCAGAAGGCCGTTGGCGTTGTAGAACATCAGCGAGAGCGCGCCGCCCGGCGCCAGACATTCCCATAAATGACGCAGCGCCGCCTGCGGATCGGCCACCCATTCCAGCACAGCGTGAAACAATATCAGATCAACCGGGCTTTCCAAATGCTGACCCGCTTCCTGCGCGGCGCATTGTACAAAATGCATGTTGCCGCTCACACCTTTCTCCTGCGCCGCCTTTTGAGCACGAGCTATCATTTCCGCGGAGAGATCGCACAACACCACCTGATGACCCCGCTGCGCAATGCGACACGCGGTTTGCCCTTCGCCACCGCCTGCATCCAGTACGCGCAGTGGACGGTCAGGCAACAGGCCTAACAACGCGTCGAGATCCTGCCAGAGGATAGCCTGACGCAACTGGCCTTTTGTTGTACCGTAAATGTTGCGCGCAAACTTTTCGGCGATGTCATCAAAATTGCGATCCCGCATGGGCACACTCTCCAGGTGATAAGCGCATCCGGCAAAACCGCTATTTTGTCACAGCCGGAGGGAGAATGAACCCATCTCGCGTAAGATAGGCCACGTTTACCTGCCGTATGGTTAAAAAAGGACCCATAACCGATGCTTTTTATTCTGAAAAAACTCACCGGCACGCTGCTGCTGCCGCTGCCATTTCTGCTGCTGATGATGGGCATCGCGCTTGCGCTGCTGTGGTTCACGCGCTTTAAACAAAGCGGCAAGGTTTTAATGACGGCAAGCTGGGTTATTTTGCTGCTGTTAAGCCTGCAGCCGGTAGCGGATGGGCTGCTGAAACCGGTGGAAGATGACTACCCGACCTGGAACGGTCAGAAAGCGAATTACATTGTGGTGCTGGGCGGCGGCTATACCTGGAATGACAAATGGGCACCGAGCTCTAATCTCGTCAATAACAGCCTGCCGCGCGTGACTGAAGGCGTGCGTCTGTGGCTTGCAAACCCCGGCGCGAAAATGGTCTTTACCGGCGCGCGCGCCACCACGAATCCGGTCAGCACCGCTGAAGCAGGTGCCCGCGTGGCAGAAAGCTTAGGCGTACCGCGCACCGATATCATTACGCTTGATTCCCCAAAAGATACCGAAGAAGAAGCCGCAGCGGTCGCCGGTGCGCTCGGCAAGCAGCCGTTTTTACTGGTGACGTCGGCGTCGCATCTGCCGCGGGCGATGATTTTCTTTAAACGCCAGGGACTGAACCCGATACCAGCCCCCGCCAACCAGATGGCAATCGACTCGCCGCTCAATCCGTGGGAGCGCGTCTATCCGTCTTCACTGTGGCTGATGCACAGCGAACGCGCCGGTTATGAAATTCTCGGGCGCGTCTGGCAATGGGTAAAAGGCGTGGGCTCAGGCGACCCAGGGCAGAAGTGATTCCGACGCCTTACTGAACGCGGCGCGGTTCATTTTTCCGGTTTGCAGTAACTGCGCCACTTCATCCCACAGGACATAAAGCCAGCGGCGCCAGAGGAACGATTCCGCCACTGGCGCGCGCTGGAGATAGCGCCAGAAAAGGCTTTCAGCCATCGGCGTGTCGAACAGGCGAAAAAGCTCATATTCGCGCGGCGCCCAGAGCACCACGCCCGGATTCACCATTGCCAGAAGCTGATCGCTACGCGCATCTTTGAGCATACTGCGCAGGTTAAAATTGCCGTGGATCAGCACGCAATTGTCGTTGAACCCGGCGAACATCGCGTCCAGACATTCACGGGTGCGAAACAGCATCCGCTTATCCTGCATCGTCAGCCCGGTATTCTGATATTGATTGAGCGTACTCCAGAGCACTTCAACGCGCTGGCGATACCAGTGCGGCCAGAGATTCTCCTGGGTACTGTCGACGCTGCCCACGCAGCCGTGGCTGTCAACGCGGTGCCAGCTCAGCAGTGCCTCAATAATCTGATCCTGAAGCTGCTCCCAGCGCTGCGGCGTGCGCGCCGGTGCTTCCACCGGTACGCCGCGCAGGCGCTCCATCAGCAGCACGTCCGGCCCCGGATGCTCCTCATGCGTCATTACGCCATACACCACGGGCATGCGCACCGTGCCGTAACGCGCGAGAATCGACATTTTCCCGGCCTGCTGCTGCGCCAGCCCCGGCGAGGTAAAACTCCGCGCCAGCAACGGCAGCGGGTTGCCGTGGCTGTCGTAAAGCGACCAGAGCGCGGTGTCTGCTTTCTCGCTAATGCATTCAAGCCGGCTGAGTTTTTCACCTAACAGGTGACTGAGTTCTGCACGCAGTTGCTCCATTTGCCGTTACCCTTATAAACGCTACTGTTTTTATAATGGGCGTCCTTACGGCGGATGTCATCTGTTGAGATCAATTCCATGCCAGTTAGCTTAACGGTAAAGCGGCAGGTTGCCTGTCAGTCGGGCTATCTGTTTTTTCGGGCCGACCAGCCCCAGCGCCGCCATCTCGGTTTGCGCGCTGCTGGCACCCGCCAGACGGAGCTCATACTCCTCCCAGGTTTTGCACGACTGCGCCAGCGCGCTAAAGGGCAGCACCAGGATTTGCGGATCGCTCTGCGCGGCGCTAAACAGGCTTAACAGC
This sequence is a window from Cronobacter sakazakii. Protein-coding genes within it:
- the mukF gene encoding chromosome partition protein MukF, which gives rise to MSTFSQTVPELVAWARKNDFSIQLPVDRLAFLLAIATLNGERLDGEMSEGELVDAFRHVSDAFEQSTETVTQRANNAINDMVRQRLLNRFTSEQAEGNAIYRLTPLGIGITDYYIRQREFSTLRLSMQLSIVASELKRAADAAQEGGDEFHWHRNVYAPLKYSVAEIFDSIDLTQRIMDEQQQLVKDDIAQLLNKDWRAAISSCELLLSETSGTLRELQDTLEAAGDKLQANLLQIQEATLGRDDLHFVDRLTYDLQSKLDRIISWGQQAIDLWIGYDRHVHKFIRTAIDMDKNRVFAQRLRQSVQNYFDAPWALTYASADRLLDMRDEEMTLRDEEVTGELPPDLEFEEFNEIREQLAAMIEAQLNVYRERQQPLDLSVVMRDYLTQFPRARHFDVARIVVDQAVRLGVAEADFTGLPAKWQPINDYGAKVQANVIDKY
- the mukB gene encoding chromosome partition protein MukB: MIERGKFRSLTLINWNGFFARTFDLDELVTTLSGGNGAGKSTTMAAFVTALIPDLTLLHFRNTTEAGATSGSRDKGLHGKLKAGVCYSVLDVVNSRHQRVLVGVRLQQVAGRDRKVDIKPFAIQGLPSAILPTQLLTETLNERQARVLSLNELKDKIDTMEGVQLKQFNSITDYHSLMFDLGVVARRLRSASDRSKYYRLIEASLYGGISSAITRSLRDYLLPENGGVRKAFQDMEAALRENRMTLEAIRVTQSDRDLFKHLISEATNYVAADYMRHANERRIHLDQALELRRELFSSRKQLAAEQYKHVDMARELSEHAGAEGDLETDYQAASDHLNLVQTALRQQEKIERYEADLEELQIRLEEQSEVVAEAAEQQEENEARAEAAELEVDELKSQLADYQQALDVQQTRAIQYQQALTALERARELCHLPDLSADSAAEWLDTFQAKEQEATERLLSLEQKMSVAQTAHSQFEQAYQLVASINGPVSRAEAWDVARELLRDASQQRHLAEQVQPLRMRLSELEQRLREQQDAERLLAEFCKRQGKEYDPEDLEALNDELEARIAALSDSVSQAGEQRMSLRQELEQIQSRVKTLTSHAPAWLAAQNSLNQISEQSGETFESGQQVTEYLQQLLEREREAIVERDEVGARKRAVDEEIERLSQPGGAEDARLNALAERFGGVLLSEIYDDVSFDDAPYFSALYGPSRHAIVVPDLSRVRDLLDGLEDCPEDLYLIEGDPQSFDDSVFSVEELEKAVVVKVAERQWRYSRFPSVPLFGRAARESRIESLHAEREALSERYATLSFDVQKTQRLHQAFSRFVGQHLAVAFEADPEAEIRKLNTRRSEIERAISQHENDNQQQRVQFEQAKEGVAQLNRLLPRLSLLADDSLADRVEEIQERLAEAQDAARFLSQHGNALAKLEPVASVLQSDPEQFDQLKQDYEQARQTQRDARQQAFALSEVVQRRAHFSYSDSAQMLNGNTDLNEKLRQRLEQAEAERTRAREALRTHAAKLSQYHQVLASLKSSFDTKKELLGDLQRELQDIGVRADAGAEERARQRRDELHTRLSNNRSRRNQLEKQLTLCEAEMDNLTRSLKRLERNYHEMREQVVSAKAGWCAVMRMVKDNGVERRLHRRELAYHSGDDLRSMSDKALGALRLAVADNEHLRDVLRLSEDPKRPERKIQFFVAVYQHLRERIRQDIIRTDDPVEAIEQMEIELGRLTEELTSREQKLAISSRSVANIIRKTIQREQNRIRMLNQGLQSVSFGQVNSVRLNVNVRESHATLLEVLAEQHEQHQDLFNSNRLTFSEALAKLWQRLNPQIDMGQRTAQTIGEELLDYRNYLEMEVEVNRGSDGWLRAESGALSTGEAIGTGMSILVMVVQSWEDESSRLRGKDISPCRLLFLDEAARLDARSIATLFELCERLQMQLIIAAPENISPEKGTTYKLVRKVFQNHEHVHVVGLRGFAAPPADALPGPAEVS
- a CDS encoding YcbK family protein; translation: MDKIDAHRRKLLTIGGAALGAAILPTPAFATLSTPRPRILTLNNLHTGESIKAEFFDGRGYIQDELAKLNHFFRDYRANKVKAIDPRLFDQLFRLQGLLGTRKPVQLISGYRSVDTNNELRSKSRGVAKHSYHTKGQAMDFHIEGISLSNIRKAALSLRAGGVGYYPSSNFVHIDTGPLRHW
- the mukE gene encoding chromosome partition protein MukE, which produces MSSTNIEHVMPVKLALALANPLFPALDSQLRAGRHIGLDELDNHAFLMDYQGELEEFYSRYNVELIRAPEGFFYLRPRSTTLIPRSVLSELDMMVGKILCYLYLSPERLANEGIFTQQELYDELMALADETKLLKLVNNRSTGSDLDRQKLQEKVRSSLSRLRRLGMVWFMGHDSSKFRITESVFRFGADVRAGDDPREAQLRMIRDGEAMPVESHLQLNDENDDTQQDNAEDDND
- the cmoM gene encoding tRNA uridine 5-oxyacetic acid(34) methyltransferase CmoM; amino-acid sequence: MRDRNFDDIAEKFARNIYGTTKGQLRQAILWQDLDALLGLLPDRPLRVLDAGGGEGQTACRIAQRGHQVVLCDLSAEMIARAQKAAQEKGVSGNMHFVQCAAQEAGQHLESPVDLILFHAVLEWVADPQAALRHLWECLAPGGALSLMFYNANGLLMHNMVAGNFAYVQQGMPKKKKRTLSPDYPREPQQVYRWLEEMGWQIHSKTGVRVFHDYLREKHQQRDEYETLLELETRYCRQEPWVSLGRYIHVTAFKPEIQG
- the elyC gene encoding envelope biogenesis factor ElyC; translation: MLFILKKLTGTLLLPLPFLLLMMGIALALLWFTRFKQSGKVLMTASWVILLLLSLQPVADGLLKPVEDDYPTWNGQKANYIVVLGGGYTWNDKWAPSSNLVNNSLPRVTEGVRLWLANPGAKMVFTGARATTNPVSTAEAGARVAESLGVPRTDIITLDSPKDTEEEAAAVAGALGKQPFLLVTSASHLPRAMIFFKRQGLNPIPAPANQMAIDSPLNPWERVYPSSLWLMHSERAGYEILGRVWQWVKGVGSGDPGQK
- the ldtD gene encoding L,D-transpeptidase; protein product: MVLKNMHGFRRSALYVCLALSIAPLFNAYADEPELIANDSITMLSAQPLALSPGMAFLAANTAPDAASRLASARTQLQAALPAGFTPVYMNALVGLYAARDLKPLWENRDAVQAFQQQLAEVALAGFQPQFTAWVEQLANPAVTGLARDIVLSDAMVGYLHFISGIPSQGNRWLYSEKPYKLEMPALNVLNQWQVALDNGSVPAFVRSLAPAHPQYAAMHASLLQLVADTRPWPQMTGKEKLRPGQWSSDIPALKEILQRTGMLDGGPDIALPGDNNGVVSPSAAPQTASQTRSTPKPARAVYDKDLVAAVKRFQKWQGLGADGVIGQSTRDWLNVTPAQRAALLALNIQRLRLLPGKLSTGIMVNIPEYSLVYYQNGNQVLASRVIVGRPDRKTPLMSSALNNVVVNPPWNVPPTLARKDILPKVWNDPGYLESHGYTVLNGWGSNADVVDPWMVDWATITPSNLPFRFQQAPGAHNSLGRYKFNMPSSDAIYLHDTPNHNLFQRDARALSSGCVRVNKASELANMLLQDAGWNDSRISQTLKEGNTRYVNIPQTIPVNLYYLTAFIGEDGRPQYRTDIYNYDHTARSGAQILPKVEQLIR